The following proteins are co-located in the Streptomyces spinoverrucosus genome:
- a CDS encoding glycoside hydrolase family 2 protein yields MPQQLGRVSPCRRGYPFPSTPVGGPSRRRARVPGRAVVVSALLGLLAFLAPALTPVGFTGRAATGPQAAAAATVGHDSGTALAGFMIQSTARVKDPAAEVSHPGYPTKGWYQAGPRSTVLAALLAAGVYPDPFHSTNQKLIPAAEFTVPWWYRSDFSVDDSRAGRTYLDFSGVTSAADVFVNGRQVSTAKKVAGTYTHHELDITALIRPGTNTVAFRVQPNDPRKHLTVGWLDWLQPPPDRNMGILRDVVVRRGGPVVLRDAHVVTDLAVPSLASADLTVKARLRNDSPDTVTARLSGTAGPAALGRQVRLAPGESRTVVFSPADHADLHVPSPRVWWPAGMGEQPLYDLDLAVTVDGVTSDTAHTAFGIRDVQAPINADGARQYRINGRPLLIKGAGWSPDEFLRWDPVYAEDRMRYVRDLGLNTLRLEGHLEPDEFFDLADRYGILTIAGWECCNKWEGEVNPAESGEKWDAADHAVAQASMAAEAARLRHHPSVISFLIGSDAAPNAKIESGYLKALQAADWKVPVIPSASGKSTPVIGRSGMRMTGPYDWVPPGYWYDKREGGATGFNSETSAGPSIPTLDTLRRMMTPAELETLWKQPSAPQYHRSPSSTFSTLKLYNAALAGRYGRPTDLGDYVRKAQLAQYENVRAQFEAYSRNAKDKTRPATGFIYWMLNSGWTSLHWQLIDRYLDQNGAYFGAKKANEPLHIQYGYDNRSVSIVNNRPTAASGLNARVTLFNTDGTKKYDRTVTGVDVEARGVTTTSLTLPATVPGLGRTYLARLLLTDTTGRELGRNVYWLSTRNDVLDYAKTDWYYTPTTSYADLTGLNSMPQVALDVTATTKATRAGTSTTTVTLRHPGTTNAPVLLADVDLVSADGTTPMLPVRWSDNQISLWPGESSTLVASHRTVDPNHTPRVRVSGWNARAVTVPSS; encoded by the coding sequence ATGCCTCAACAGCTGGGCCGGGTGTCGCCGTGCCGCCGTGGTTACCCCTTCCCGTCCACCCCGGTCGGCGGCCCGTCACGCCGCCGGGCCCGGGTACCCGGCCGGGCAGTCGTCGTCTCCGCCCTCCTCGGCCTGCTTGCCTTCCTGGCCCCCGCCCTCACCCCGGTCGGCTTCACCGGCCGGGCGGCGACCGGTCCGCAGGCCGCCGCCGCGGCCACCGTCGGCCATGACTCCGGCACGGCCCTGGCCGGGTTCATGATCCAGTCGACCGCCCGCGTGAAGGACCCGGCGGCCGAGGTGTCCCACCCCGGCTATCCGACGAAGGGCTGGTACCAGGCCGGCCCTCGCTCCACCGTCCTCGCCGCCCTGCTGGCGGCCGGCGTCTACCCCGACCCGTTCCACTCCACCAACCAGAAGCTGATCCCCGCCGCCGAGTTCACGGTCCCGTGGTGGTACCGGTCCGACTTCTCGGTCGACGACAGCCGGGCAGGTCGTACGTATCTCGACTTCAGCGGGGTGACCTCTGCCGCCGATGTCTTCGTCAACGGCCGGCAGGTCTCGACGGCGAAGAAGGTGGCGGGCACCTACACCCACCACGAGCTGGACATCACTGCTCTGATCCGGCCGGGCACCAACACGGTCGCCTTCCGCGTCCAGCCCAACGACCCGCGCAAGCACCTCACCGTGGGCTGGCTCGACTGGCTGCAGCCGCCACCGGACCGGAACATGGGCATCCTCCGCGACGTCGTCGTCCGCCGCGGCGGCCCGGTGGTCCTCCGCGACGCCCACGTCGTCACCGACCTGGCCGTGCCGTCGCTGGCCTCCGCCGACCTGACCGTCAAGGCCCGCCTGCGCAACGACTCACCCGACACCGTCACGGCGCGCCTCTCCGGCACCGCCGGACCCGCAGCCCTCGGCCGACAGGTGAGGCTGGCGCCCGGCGAGAGCCGGACCGTGGTCTTCTCCCCGGCCGACCACGCCGACCTCCATGTGCCTTCGCCACGCGTATGGTGGCCCGCCGGGATGGGCGAGCAGCCCCTGTACGACCTCGACCTGGCCGTTACGGTCGACGGGGTCACCTCCGACACCGCACACACCGCCTTCGGCATCCGTGACGTGCAGGCACCGATCAATGCCGACGGTGCGCGCCAGTACCGGATCAACGGCCGTCCGCTGCTGATCAAGGGCGCGGGCTGGTCCCCCGACGAGTTCCTGCGCTGGGACCCCGTCTACGCCGAGGACCGCATGCGCTACGTCCGTGACCTGGGCCTGAACACACTGCGCCTGGAAGGCCACCTCGAGCCCGACGAGTTCTTCGACCTCGCCGACCGGTACGGAATCCTCACGATCGCCGGCTGGGAGTGCTGCAACAAATGGGAAGGTGAGGTCAACCCGGCGGAGTCCGGGGAGAAGTGGGACGCGGCCGACCACGCGGTCGCCCAGGCGTCGATGGCCGCCGAGGCGGCCCGGCTGCGCCACCACCCCAGCGTGATCTCGTTCCTGATCGGCAGCGACGCGGCGCCCAACGCCAAGATCGAGTCGGGATACCTCAAAGCGCTGCAGGCGGCCGACTGGAAGGTGCCCGTGATCCCTTCCGCCTCCGGGAAGTCGACCCCCGTCATCGGCCGCTCCGGGATGCGGATGACCGGCCCCTACGACTGGGTGCCGCCCGGCTACTGGTACGACAAGCGTGAAGGAGGAGCCACCGGCTTCAACTCCGAGACCAGCGCCGGCCCCAGCATCCCCACCCTCGACACACTGCGGCGGATGATGACCCCGGCCGAGCTGGAGACTCTCTGGAAGCAGCCCTCCGCTCCCCAGTACCACCGCTCTCCCTCATCCACGTTCTCGACGCTCAAGCTGTACAACGCCGCGCTCGCCGGCCGCTACGGACGCCCGACCGACCTCGGCGACTACGTGCGCAAGGCCCAGCTCGCCCAGTACGAGAACGTCCGGGCGCAGTTCGAGGCGTACTCCCGCAACGCCAAGGACAAGACCAGGCCCGCGACCGGCTTCATCTACTGGATGCTCAACAGCGGCTGGACCTCCCTCCACTGGCAGCTCATCGACCGCTACCTCGATCAGAACGGGGCCTACTTCGGCGCGAAGAAGGCCAACGAGCCCCTCCACATCCAGTACGGCTACGACAACCGCTCTGTGAGCATCGTCAACAACCGCCCCACGGCCGCCTCCGGGTTGAACGCCCGGGTCACGCTCTTCAACACCGACGGGACCAAGAAGTACGACCGCACGGTGACCGGTGTCGACGTCGAAGCCCGCGGCGTGACCACCACCTCGCTGACCCTCCCCGCCACGGTCCCCGGCCTGGGCCGGACATACCTGGCCCGGCTGCTGCTCACCGACACCACCGGCCGGGAACTGGGCCGCAACGTCTACTGGCTCTCCACCCGCAACGACGTCCTCGACTACGCGAAGACCGACTGGTACTACACCCCCACCACCTCCTACGCCGACCTGACGGGACTGAACTCGATGCCGCAGGTCGCCTTGGACGTGACGGCCACAACGAAGGCGACCAGGGCCGGTACATCGACGACGACCGTGACCCTGCGCCACCCGGGCACCACGAACGCCCCCGTTCTGCTCGCCGACGTCGACCTGGTCTCCGCGGACGGGACGACCCCCATGCTGCCCGTCCGCTGGAGCGACAACCAGATCAGCCTGTGGCCGGGCGAATCGTCGACTCTGGTGGCCTCCCACAGGACAGTCGACCCGAACCACACCCCACGCGTACGTGTCTCCGGATGGAACGCCCGGGCCGTCACCGTCCCGTCCAGCTGA
- a CDS encoding carbohydrate ABC transporter permease, with translation MIRRRFPWWSYLVVVTGAVLTVVPFLDMVMTSFKGAGEAGTLPYRFLPEAFDLSNYRAAIDQLDLPVLFRNSVIATAVITGSVLLTSSLAGYALAKLRFPGRNLIFRLVLSTMMFPPFLFFIPHFLILVHWPLAGGNDLFGRGGAGLTVSIAALAMPFLVNGFGIFLMRQFMVSIPDEVLEAARIDGAGEFAVWWRIVVPQTRPVVLTLGLLTFVHAWNEYIWALLISTANPDVMTLPVGIQFLQDYVDPTRTMPIVMAGLVLSVLPVLIPFLLLQKYYIRGVMLSGLK, from the coding sequence ATGATCCGCCGCCGTTTCCCGTGGTGGTCGTATCTGGTGGTCGTGACCGGCGCCGTGCTCACGGTGGTGCCGTTCCTCGACATGGTGATGACGTCGTTCAAGGGGGCCGGTGAGGCCGGCACGCTGCCGTACCGGTTCCTGCCCGAGGCGTTCGACCTCTCGAACTACCGGGCGGCGATCGACCAGCTGGATCTGCCGGTGCTCTTCCGCAACAGCGTCATCGCAACCGCCGTGATCACCGGGTCGGTGCTGCTGACGTCGTCGCTCGCCGGCTACGCGCTCGCCAAACTCCGCTTCCCCGGACGGAACTTGATCTTCCGGCTCGTGCTGTCGACGATGATGTTCCCCCCGTTCCTCTTCTTCATCCCGCACTTCCTGATCCTGGTGCACTGGCCACTGGCGGGCGGCAACGACCTGTTCGGGCGCGGCGGTGCGGGCCTGACGGTCAGCATCGCGGCGCTCGCCATGCCGTTCCTCGTCAACGGCTTCGGAATCTTCCTGATGCGCCAGTTCATGGTCTCGATCCCGGACGAGGTCCTGGAGGCCGCGCGCATCGACGGTGCCGGCGAGTTCGCCGTGTGGTGGCGGATCGTCGTGCCGCAGACCAGGCCGGTCGTGCTGACGCTCGGTCTGCTGACCTTCGTCCACGCCTGGAACGAGTACATCTGGGCGCTGCTCATCTCGACCGCCAACCCGGACGTGATGACCCTGCCCGTCGGCATCCAGTTCCTTCAGGACTACGTGGACCCCACCCGCACGATGCCGATCGTCATGGCCGGTCTCGTCCTGAGCGTCCTGCCGGTCCTGATCCCCTTCCTGCTGCTGCAGAAGTACTACATCCGCGGCGTGATGCTCAGCGGCCTCAAGTGA
- a CDS encoding carbohydrate ABC transporter permease: MVNVDALTPATTERAAPGTRSAGTAVDGRARARRRQAVVAYLFLAPSLLFFAVFLILPLGFALLLSMSRWAGFDLGGIQPVGLDNFTGLFADGSTFLAPILTNTLLFALGTVVLALAGSVVVTTCIDNLRFQGLWRTLYFLPIVTTVVAVGNVWKYMYEPGGLVNGVLNALGFASVAFLQDPATALPSVVVVHAWASVGSAILVLTAGLKSIPESYYEAAALDGAGPVTVFWKITLPLLRPSLLLVCVTQLISGLQSFALIIVMTKGGPGDATNVAALEMYRQAFSYGHWGPASAAAFVLFVVVLVITLVQLWIFRRKGEDA, encoded by the coding sequence ATGGTGAACGTAGACGCGCTGACACCGGCTACGACCGAGCGGGCGGCACCGGGCACGCGCTCCGCCGGGACCGCCGTCGACGGCCGCGCCCGGGCCCGGCGCCGCCAGGCCGTCGTCGCCTATCTCTTCCTGGCGCCGTCGTTGCTGTTCTTCGCCGTCTTCCTGATCCTGCCGCTCGGTTTCGCGCTGCTGCTGTCGATGTCCCGCTGGGCAGGGTTCGACCTCGGCGGCATCCAACCGGTCGGCCTGGACAACTTCACGGGCCTGTTCGCGGACGGATCGACGTTCCTGGCGCCGATCCTCACCAACACGCTGCTGTTCGCCCTGGGCACCGTGGTCCTCGCGCTCGCCGGCTCCGTGGTGGTCACCACCTGCATCGACAACCTGCGGTTCCAGGGGCTGTGGCGCACCCTGTACTTCCTGCCGATCGTGACGACCGTCGTCGCCGTCGGCAACGTGTGGAAGTACATGTACGAGCCGGGCGGCCTCGTCAACGGCGTCCTCAACGCCCTCGGATTCGCCTCGGTGGCCTTCCTCCAGGACCCGGCCACCGCGCTGCCCTCGGTCGTGGTCGTCCATGCCTGGGCCTCGGTCGGCTCGGCGATCCTCGTGCTGACCGCCGGGCTTAAGTCCATTCCCGAGTCGTACTACGAGGCCGCGGCGCTCGACGGCGCCGGGCCGGTCACCGTCTTCTGGAAGATCACACTGCCGCTGCTGCGGCCGTCCCTGCTGCTCGTGTGCGTCACCCAGCTCATCAGCGGCCTGCAGTCGTTCGCGCTGATCATCGTGATGACCAAGGGCGGGCCGGGTGACGCGACCAACGTGGCTGCCCTGGAGATGTACCGGCAGGCCTTCTCGTACGGCCACTGGGGCCCTGCGAGCGCCGCCGCCTTCGTCCTGTTCGTGGTGGTCCTCGTGATCACGCTGGTGCAGTTGTGGATCTTCCGGCGCAAGGGGGAGGACGCATGA
- a CDS encoding ABC transporter substrate-binding protein, with translation MTPAHRTSGLSRRHFALGLPSALLTSGCAAPHQGTGRPGDPIVLTLLSHYASGVLKEALQAPVDEWNDSHDRVKVRTKAVEFTDLLTTFMVRQAAGQGADILHPYCLWNGQLVQAGVLRPAPREHAEEITRGYSEAAVDAASVGGKVYGYPTEVQTYALYYNKRLLREAGIDGPPRTWRELEETAYRTARRDRYGNTLVQGFGLSTADDSTTVGQTLALLNAAGGRFVSEDGRSTTIDSPAGRAVFELEHRLVDRGASAPGVNVYKAFRSGQVAMVVSGGWWTGSLKALMGKDYRDVGVAPLPLPEADGKRATLSTGFMLGVNAASKHPRAAWEFLRWLNAEKVIVKRAMKGGTATRMSSLQVSAGSLTGRADDMRTLLGSHSDANLGPFLDALAYSVPEPNVPGAQQAKSLLRKNIEALWTGQQSVDQALRTTRRQVDREVARSW, from the coding sequence ATGACGCCGGCACACCGCACCAGCGGCCTGAGCCGCCGTCACTTCGCGCTTGGCCTCCCCTCGGCGCTGCTCACCTCCGGATGCGCCGCGCCGCATCAGGGCACCGGGCGGCCCGGGGACCCGATCGTCCTCACCCTGCTCTCCCACTACGCGAGCGGGGTCCTCAAGGAGGCCCTACAGGCCCCGGTCGACGAGTGGAACGACAGCCACGACCGGGTCAAAGTGCGGACCAAGGCCGTCGAGTTCACCGACCTGCTGACCACGTTCATGGTCCGGCAGGCCGCGGGCCAGGGCGCCGACATCCTCCACCCGTACTGCTTGTGGAACGGCCAGCTGGTGCAGGCCGGCGTTCTGCGGCCCGCTCCGCGGGAGCACGCCGAGGAGATCACCCGCGGCTACAGCGAAGCCGCGGTCGACGCCGCCTCGGTGGGCGGCAAGGTCTACGGCTACCCCACCGAGGTGCAGACGTACGCCCTCTACTACAACAAGCGGCTGCTGCGCGAAGCCGGTATCGACGGCCCGCCACGCACCTGGCGGGAGCTGGAGGAGACCGCCTACCGCACCGCCAGGCGTGACCGATACGGCAACACACTGGTCCAGGGCTTCGGGCTGTCGACCGCCGACGACTCCACCACCGTCGGACAGACACTCGCCCTGCTCAACGCCGCCGGCGGCAGGTTCGTCTCCGAGGACGGCAGGAGCACCACCATCGACTCACCGGCCGGACGAGCCGTGTTCGAGCTGGAGCACCGCCTCGTCGACAGAGGTGCGAGCGCCCCCGGCGTCAACGTCTACAAGGCGTTCCGGTCCGGGCAGGTGGCCATGGTGGTCAGCGGCGGCTGGTGGACAGGGAGCCTGAAGGCCCTGATGGGCAAGGACTACCGCGACGTCGGCGTCGCGCCGCTGCCCCTCCCCGAGGCGGACGGCAAGCGCGCCACGCTCTCCACCGGCTTCATGCTGGGGGTCAACGCGGCCAGCAAGCACCCGCGCGCGGCCTGGGAGTTCCTGCGCTGGCTCAACGCCGAGAAAGTGATCGTCAAAAGGGCCATGAAGGGCGGGACAGCGACCCGGATGAGTTCCCTACAGGTCTCGGCCGGGTCCCTCACCGGCCGCGCCGACGACATGCGCACGCTCCTGGGCTCGCACAGCGACGCGAACCTGGGCCCCTTCCTGGACGCGCTGGCGTACTCGGTGCCGGAACCGAACGTGCCCGGCGCACAGCAGGCCAAATCGCTGCTGCGCAAGAACATCGAGGCGCTCTGGACCGGCCAGCAGTCGGTCGACCAGGCACTGCGCACGACCCGCCGCCAGGTCGATCGAGAGGTGGCGCGCTCATGGTGA
- a CDS encoding GNAT family N-acetyltransferase, which yields MTDRTTTSRADIRGFRAGDGPQVVEVWRRSAPADPVTADRFRSLVLLDANFDPEGLRVAVEGDCVVGAAYAVRRLTPMTGTDLEPEQGWIPFFFVDPAARGRGLGRRLLADALDWLHGHGRTRVDFSSYTPNYVLPGLDAGTYPEAARLLESVGFRTLYEAEAMDRGLVGYRFPQDVARRVEELTARGYRFATPSDDDLVDLFALAGSHFGPDWACTIRACLATGTPLDRIVVVRDPSGRMVGWAMHGAFDAVDERFGPIGVLEEMRGLGLGEVLLHLVLQRMRARRAHSAWFLWTGAQSPAGHMYRKTGFTTTRVFRVMRREVAG from the coding sequence ATGACCGATCGCACGACGACATCCCGGGCCGACATCCGCGGCTTTCGCGCGGGCGACGGACCACAGGTGGTGGAGGTGTGGCGGCGCAGTGCGCCGGCCGACCCCGTCACCGCGGACCGCTTCCGCTCCCTGGTGCTGCTCGACGCCAACTTCGATCCGGAGGGTCTTCGGGTCGCCGTCGAGGGGGACTGTGTCGTCGGTGCGGCCTACGCGGTGCGCCGTCTGACGCCGATGACCGGCACCGACCTGGAGCCGGAGCAGGGCTGGATCCCGTTCTTCTTCGTCGACCCGGCCGCCCGCGGGCGCGGTCTCGGCCGCCGGCTGCTGGCCGACGCCCTCGACTGGCTGCACGGCCACGGCCGCACCCGGGTGGACTTCTCCTCGTACACCCCGAACTACGTCCTGCCCGGCCTGGACGCCGGGACGTACCCGGAAGCGGCCCGGCTCCTGGAGTCCGTGGGCTTTCGCACGCTGTACGAGGCGGAGGCCATGGATCGTGGCCTGGTGGGCTATCGGTTCCCGCAGGACGTCGCGCGCCGCGTGGAGGAACTGACGGCGCGGGGCTACCGGTTCGCCACCCCGTCCGACGACGACCTGGTGGATCTGTTCGCGCTCGCCGGGAGCCACTTCGGTCCGGACTGGGCGTGCACGATCCGGGCATGTCTGGCCACGGGCACGCCGCTCGACCGGATCGTCGTCGTCCGGGACCCTTCGGGCCGCATGGTCGGCTGGGCGATGCACGGCGCGTTCGACGCGGTGGACGAGCGGTTCGGTCCGATCGGCGTGCTGGAGGAGATGCGCGGCCTCGGGCTCGGCGAGGTCCTGTTGCACCTCGTCCTTCAGAGGATGCGGGCGCGCCGCGCGCACTCCGCGTGGTTCCTGTGGACCGGCGCGCAGTCCCCGGCGGGCCACATGTACCGCAAGACCGGCTTCACCACGACCCGCGTGTTCCGCGTGATGCGCCGGGAAGTCGCCGGATGA
- a CDS encoding dihydrofolate reductase family protein, which translates to MRKLVYYFGVTLDGRIAGPGGEYDFFPTGDEQQTASYSAWTNALYPETVPTALRAATGLTDAPNRRFDTVLMGLGAYRPALDAGITSPYAHLRQYVVSSTLKPDVDPAVTVVPGDPVGLVRELKREEGTGPDIWLCGGGRLAGALLPELDEMVVKNYPVVAGAGIPAFDGAFDPTAFDVAERTAFPNGVTLTRLTRR; encoded by the coding sequence ATGCGAAAGCTCGTGTACTACTTCGGTGTCACGCTGGACGGCCGCATCGCGGGCCCCGGCGGCGAGTACGACTTCTTTCCCACCGGCGACGAACAGCAGACCGCCTCCTACTCGGCCTGGACCAACGCCCTGTACCCCGAGACCGTCCCGACCGCGCTACGCGCCGCCACCGGCCTCACCGACGCGCCCAACCGGCGCTTCGACACAGTCCTCATGGGCCTGGGCGCCTATCGTCCGGCCCTCGACGCAGGGATCACCAGCCCCTACGCGCACCTGCGCCAGTACGTGGTGTCCAGCACCCTAAAGCCCGACGTCGACCCGGCCGTCACCGTCGTCCCGGGCGATCCGGTCGGCCTCGTCCGCGAGCTCAAGCGGGAAGAGGGTACCGGCCCGGACATCTGGCTCTGCGGCGGCGGCCGGCTCGCGGGTGCCCTCCTGCCCGAGCTCGACGAAATGGTGGTCAAGAACTACCCGGTGGTCGCCGGCGCCGGGATCCCGGCTTTCGACGGCGCCTTCGACCCCACCGCCTTCGACGTCGCCGAGCGCACCGCCTTCCCCAACGGCGTCACCCTCACCCGTCTTACCCGCCGCTGA
- a CDS encoding TetR/AcrR family transcriptional regulator, which yields MVRRNDQRRAALVDAAIEVLAREGARGLTFRAVDTEAAVPTGTASNYFTSRDDLLTHAGARVYERLQPDEATIARQQTAGRDRETYKELMRELVNRVASFRTGYLALLELRLEATRRPELRKVLTERVRADVDANVAYHEASGLPGDATAVKLLILALNWLIVEQLTLPDVFTEAEREELVTAAVERIVAAE from the coding sequence ATGGTGAGACGGAACGACCAGCGGCGCGCCGCTCTCGTGGACGCCGCGATCGAGGTGCTCGCAAGGGAAGGCGCACGGGGCCTGACGTTCCGGGCGGTGGACACCGAGGCCGCCGTCCCCACCGGCACCGCGTCCAACTACTTCACCAGCCGCGACGACCTACTCACCCACGCCGGCGCCCGTGTCTACGAGCGGCTCCAGCCCGACGAGGCGACGATCGCCCGGCAGCAGACGGCCGGCCGAGACCGGGAAACGTACAAGGAACTGATGCGGGAACTGGTCAACCGTGTCGCCTCCTTCCGCACCGGCTACCTCGCACTGCTCGAACTCCGCCTCGAGGCCACCCGCCGCCCCGAACTGCGCAAGGTCCTCACCGAGCGGGTTCGGGCCGACGTCGATGCGAACGTCGCGTATCACGAGGCCTCGGGCCTTCCCGGCGACGCCACGGCCGTCAAACTGCTCATACTGGCTTTGAACTGGCTGATCGTCGAGCAACTCACCCTGCCGGATGTCTTCACGGAGGCAGAGCGCGAAGAACTGGTGACGGCTGCGGTCGAGCGCATCGTGGCGGCAGAGTGA
- a CDS encoding iron-containing alcohol dehydrogenase family protein, producing MNTPPQRADLAPLSVDTVCRVEFGAGRVDLLPELLATTGHHRAFVVTDRGLRAAGVAERVLKILDAADVEHAVYDEVAPNPSTGNVDAGAARARAFGPAAVVALGGGSVLDAAKGIALLVGNPDAVAADADTLWEAADGLPLIAIPTTSGTGAETNGFGVIEDTAACRKVYMGHPSVRPRVALLDPELTLGLPAPATAATGIDALVHGIESLASRGANPFSVAYATQAVTMVSRALPAAHRDGSDLDARAELMMGAHLAGQALTLSGLGLVHGIGHALTAHTGTAHGVALAAVLEEVMEFTAQAARPAYEQVARAMRLSEPPDGDWAGAAVEAVREISAGLDIKRPLRALGADRAMLPSIAAGAVADAVTKNAPRLPSEPEVLDILMRVYQGS from the coding sequence ATGAACACCCCTCCCCAGCGCGCGGACCTCGCCCCACTGAGCGTCGACACCGTCTGCCGTGTCGAGTTCGGCGCCGGCCGCGTCGACCTGCTCCCCGAGCTGCTCGCGACGACCGGCCACCACCGTGCCTTCGTCGTCACCGATCGGGGACTGCGTGCGGCAGGCGTCGCGGAACGCGTCCTGAAGATCCTGGACGCCGCGGACGTCGAGCACGCCGTCTACGACGAGGTGGCGCCCAACCCGTCCACGGGCAACGTCGACGCGGGCGCCGCGCGGGCCCGCGCCTTCGGTCCGGCCGCGGTCGTCGCACTGGGCGGCGGCTCGGTGCTGGACGCGGCCAAGGGCATCGCCCTGCTCGTCGGCAACCCCGACGCGGTGGCGGCCGACGCCGACACCCTGTGGGAGGCCGCCGACGGTCTTCCCCTGATCGCGATCCCGACCACCTCGGGCACCGGCGCCGAGACGAACGGCTTCGGCGTCATCGAGGACACCGCCGCCTGCCGCAAGGTGTACATGGGCCACCCGTCCGTCAGGCCCCGGGTGGCCCTGCTCGACCCGGAGTTGACGCTCGGCCTGCCCGCCCCCGCCACCGCGGCCACCGGCATCGACGCGCTCGTCCACGGCATCGAGTCACTGGCCTCGCGCGGCGCGAACCCCTTCTCCGTCGCGTACGCCACCCAGGCCGTGACCATGGTCAGCCGGGCGCTGCCCGCCGCCCACCGGGACGGCTCGGACCTCGACGCCCGCGCCGAACTGATGATGGGTGCCCATCTCGCGGGCCAGGCCCTGACCCTCTCCGGCCTCGGCCTCGTGCACGGCATCGGCCATGCCCTCACCGCCCACACCGGCACGGCGCACGGCGTCGCCCTGGCCGCCGTACTGGAGGAGGTCATGGAATTCACCGCTCAAGCGGCCCGGCCCGCGTACGAGCAGGTGGCCCGGGCGATGCGCCTGAGCGAGCCGCCGGACGGCGACTGGGCCGGGGCGGCCGTGGAGGCCGTGCGGGAGATCTCCGCCGGCCTGGACATCAAGCGGCCCCTGCGCGCCCTGGGCGCCGACCGCGCCATGCTCCCGTCCATCGCGGCGGGCGCGGTGGCGGACGCGGTGACGAAGAACGCGCCGCGGTTGCCGAGTGAGCCGGAGGTGCTGGACATCCTGATGCGGGTGTACCAGGGCTCCTGA
- a CDS encoding NAD(P)-dependent oxidoreductase encodes MRIGFIGLGNMGRHMARHLIHAGHLVTVHDARPEAAVEHLAFGARWADTPADCARDAEFLITMLPTPRVVEEVLLRGGAAEALPQGALWIDMSTSTPATADRVSAEVLDARGVRRLDAPVSGMARGAEAGALQIFVGGADDDFRIALPAFEAMGDPDRILHVGPLGAGYTVKLMINLLWFSHLVATSEVLAMGVKAGVDLGVLRSSLLASPAASNFLQHDIMCVLADGDYDDSFAMALACKDLGLAVDLGRDLGVSTELSALVEQIYRRSKAQHGDLAGEMSPVRLYESLAGREFRLPNPAVSLDGVPVTL; translated from the coding sequence ATGAGGATCGGTTTCATCGGCCTGGGCAACATGGGACGGCACATGGCCCGCCACCTGATCCACGCCGGACATCTGGTCACCGTGCACGACGCCCGGCCCGAGGCAGCCGTCGAGCATCTCGCGTTCGGCGCCCGCTGGGCCGACACGCCGGCGGACTGCGCCCGGGACGCGGAGTTCCTGATCACGATGCTGCCCACCCCGCGAGTCGTCGAGGAGGTGCTGCTGCGGGGCGGAGCGGCCGAGGCGCTGCCGCAGGGCGCGCTGTGGATCGACATGTCGACGTCGACGCCCGCCACCGCCGACCGCGTGAGCGCCGAAGTGCTGGACGCGCGGGGGGTGCGCCGTCTCGACGCGCCGGTCAGCGGGATGGCCCGGGGCGCCGAGGCCGGGGCTCTGCAGATCTTCGTCGGTGGCGCGGACGACGATTTCCGTATCGCGCTGCCCGCCTTCGAGGCCATGGGCGACCCGGACCGCATCCTTCACGTCGGCCCGCTCGGCGCCGGCTACACGGTCAAGCTGATGATCAACCTGTTGTGGTTCAGCCACCTGGTCGCCACGTCCGAGGTGCTCGCGATGGGCGTCAAGGCAGGCGTCGACCTGGGCGTGCTGCGCAGCTCCCTGCTGGCCAGCCCGGCCGCGTCGAACTTTCTGCAGCACGACATCATGTGCGTGCTCGCCGACGGCGACTACGACGACTCGTTCGCCATGGCCCTCGCCTGCAAGGACCTCGGTCTGGCCGTCGACCTCGGCCGCGATCTGGGCGTGTCCACCGAGCTGTCGGCGCTGGTCGAGCAGATCTACCGGCGTTCGAAGGCGCAGCACGGCGATCTCGCGGGCGAGATGAGTCCGGTACGCCTCTACGAGTCCCTCGCGGGGCGTGAGTTCCGGCTGCCGAACCCGGCCGTCTCCCTGGACGGCGTGCCCGTCACGCTCTGA